One genomic segment of Oncorhynchus nerka isolate Pitt River linkage group LG16, Oner_Uvic_2.0, whole genome shotgun sequence includes these proteins:
- the LOC115123578 gene encoding probable vesicular acetylcholine transporter-B, whose translation MDTGGSSGLAKSAAVKLSEMGEKTKQFGNKMKAPDHQRRIILVIVCVALLLDNMLYMVIVPIIPDYLADLELEQAEHVHLVIHQNYSINTTMSSAQAKTNRDNLDVQIGVLFASKAILQLLVNPLSGTFIDRVGYDIPLLIGLTVMFFSTCIFAFAENYATLFFARSLQGLGSAFADTSGIAMIADKYTEESERTKALGIALAFISFGSLVAPPFGGILYEFAGKRVPFIVLAVVCLIDGILLLTVIKPFSNRTRDNMPVGTPIYKLMVDPYIAVVAGALTVCNIPLAFLEPTIANWMESTMHSTKWEMGLCWLPAFFPHVLGVYMTVKLAAKYPNLQWFYGALGMVIIGASSCTIPACKTFGQLIAPLCGICFGIALVDTALLPTLAFLVDVRHVSVYGSVYALADISYSVAYAMGPIVAGNIVHNYGFVQLNLGMGLVNVLYAPALLFLRNVCQMKPSFSERDNLLVDDDEPEGLCDTMKMEERRGKKKGYSSAGDCLPVVVDENGGFDPFRAQTLASVDELSGPEYS comes from the coding sequence ATGGATACAGGGGGGTCCTCCGGGTTGGCCAAATCAGCCGCTGTAAAACTGTCCGAGATGGGAGAAAAAACCAAACAGTTTGGCAACAAAATGAAAGCCCCCGACCACCAAAGACGGATTATTTTAGTCATTGTCTGCGTGGCTCTCCTTCTAGACAATATGCTCTATATGGTTATAGTCCCGATTATTCCCGACTACCTTGCTGATTTAGAGCTTGAGCAAGCAGAGCACGTCCACCTAGTTATACATCAGAATTATTCAATCAACACCACAATGAGCTCAGCCCAAGCTAAAACCAACAGGGACAATTTAGATGTTCAAATAGGAGTACTGTTTGCATCGAAAGCTATCCTGCAGCTTTTAGTCAACCCGTTGTCAGGAACTTTCATAGATCGTGTTGGATACGATATCCCCCTCCTAATCGGACTAACCGTCATGTTCTTCTCTACGTGTATATTTGCTTTTGCTGAGAACTACGCGACGCTGTTTTTCGCCCGTAGTTTACAAGGTCTGGGCTCAGCTTTCGCGGACACCTCAGGAATTGCCATGATAGCAGATAAATACACCGAAGAATCGGAGAGAACTAAAGCCCTCGGTATCGCCCTGGCGTTCATCTCTTTTGGGAGCCTGGTAGCGCCACCCTTTGGGGGTATCCTGTACGAGTTTGCAGGTAAAAGAGTACCGTTTATCGTTCTCGCCGTGGTTTGCCTTATAGACGGGATTCTGCTCTTGACAGTGATCAAGCCGTTCTCGAACAGGACTAGAGACAATATGCCGGTGGGCACCCCCATCTACAAACTAATGGTTGACCCCTACATAGCTGTCGTGGCAGGTGCcctgacagtgtgtaatatcccGCTGGCCTTTCTGGAGCCCACTATAGCCAACTGGATGGAGAGCACCATGCATTCAACTAAGTGGGAAATGGGATTATGTTGGCTGCCTGCTTTCTTCCCACATGTTCTGGGTGTCTACATGACCGTCAAACTGGCTGCTAAGTACCCCAACCTGCAGTGGTTCTATGGAGCCTTAGGTATGGTCATTATCGGGGCCAGCTCGTGCACCATTCCAGCATGCAAAACATTCGGCCAGTTAATCGCCCCGTTGTGCGGCATATGTTTCGGCATCGCTCTCGTGGACACCGCCCTGTTGCCAACTCTTGCCTTTCTGGTCGACGTGCGTCACGTGTCCGTGTACGGCAGCGTCTACGCTTTAGCTGATATCTCCTATTCTGTCGCCTATGCCATGGGTCCTATCGTGGCGGGAAATATAGTGCACAACTATGGGTTTGTTCAACTCAACCTGGGCATGGGCCTCGTCAACGTCCTGTACGCTCCGGCCCTTCTGTTTCTCCGCAACGTGTGCCAAATGAAACCGTCCTTCTCTGAGAGAGATAACCTGTTGGTGGACGATGATGAACCCGAGGGTCTGTGTGATACCATGAAAATGGAGGAGCGGAGAGGCAAGAAGAAGGGCTATAGTTCAGCTGGGGACTGCTTGCCCGTGGTGGTGGATGAGAATGGAGGGTTCGACCCGTTTAGAGCACAAACACTCGCCTCTGTAGATGAATTATCGGGTCCAGAGTACAGTTAG